In one window of Fictibacillus phosphorivorans DNA:
- a CDS encoding TIM-barrel domain-containing protein, whose translation MKKRMSRFFISFSVLILSLVPLSSFPEHKAHAYANALGNVINTSVTGDTILLTIDNGAEPNDDLLEIKVLKTNILKVNYRPNGVAQSPDTPMIDPNKTWAAAGATINTTSNPIVVSTSKMKIEIQKNPCRMTIKKADGTTLLWEPATGGVFYDGVRFVHPVNHNIYGIRSYNAFEGGGDILRNNNAHGAHAGEQGDAGGPFMWSTAGYGLLVDSDGGYPYTDEVTGKMEFYYGGTPTEGRRYTKTDLDYYVMLGDPNEIMDAASEITGRAPMLPKWALGFSNFEWDTNETEMTSMVDTYRAKNIPIDSYGLDYDWKKYGEDQYGEFKWNTTKFPSSSSTAFKTTMDNKGIKMIGITKPRIVTQLAGGQRTVQYNDAQAGGYWYPGHNEYQDYFIPVNVRSIDPYNANARTWLWNNSKDAFDKGIVGWWNDETDKVSSGAAQYWFGNFTTTHLSQALFEGQNSYTNKTKRVWQTARTYYPGAQRYGTTLWSGDIGIQFKKGEKIDWAAGMEDQRAVMLSSVNLGQAKWGMDTGGFNQQDGSISNPSPELYARWMQFSAFTPVFRVHGNNFQQRQPWFYGATAEEISKSSIQLRYKLLPYMYSYERSAYENGKGLVRPLIFDYPNDQNVKNNVDSWMFGDYMLVSPVVGKQQASKNIYLPSGTWIDYFKGKTYSGNQTISYPVNAETWTDVPLFIKKGAIIPSQKAEDYVGQSSVKTIYVDTFPDSTETTFNYYDDDGTSYGYESTSHLKQFLSVKDNGASGINVKINGKTGTYNPSLEYYIFKVHGKAATSVTNNGSALSSQSNLQALQSFNGEGWAVGKDEYGDVTYVKVAAKSTSLKNIVLNGSATVSATSIQYEAEEGSLSGDTVTTKSKVNNNHTNYTGTGFVEGFDNKGAAVTFYTNVKTAGDYSVNLRYANASGSNQKVSVFVNGKRVKQTLLTNLANWDTWGTKVETLALNAGQNIITYKYSGEMDDSGNVNIDNITVPFSPIAAKFEAESSTLTGGSGTNKDHWFYSGSGFADKFSAVSAQSEFQVDVPSAGSYQVSLKYSNGATTAKTMSLYVNGTKTNQMSFPVTGSWNDWKTVTQTVSLNSGSNKIAVKYDSTDSGNVNLDRLLVSSSLPSTIESEKNLLDNGGFDRDTSFNSNWTEWHPTGQTVAFGIDSGSGINPPESPFGSDKRAFMYAPGAYKQSIHQMITVPENNAYYKFEGWVKLKNTIPTTARAEITNYGGSAQYINLSNNNGWKYISLDNIYVTNNTIDIGFYVDSPGGTTLHIDEVSVIKK comes from the coding sequence ATGAAAAAAAGAATGAGCCGTTTTTTTATCAGCTTTTCAGTTCTGATACTTTCACTAGTACCTCTGAGTTCTTTTCCTGAACATAAAGCGCATGCGTATGCGAACGCACTCGGGAATGTAATCAATACGAGTGTAACGGGGGATACAATCTTACTCACAATCGACAATGGAGCAGAACCGAACGATGATCTTTTAGAGATAAAGGTACTAAAGACAAACATTTTGAAAGTGAACTATCGACCAAACGGAGTGGCACAAAGTCCAGATACTCCGATGATTGATCCGAACAAGACATGGGCGGCAGCGGGAGCTACAATCAACACAACATCAAATCCGATCGTTGTATCGACAAGCAAGATGAAGATTGAGATACAAAAGAACCCATGTCGCATGACGATTAAAAAAGCAGACGGGACCACTTTGTTATGGGAACCTGCGACAGGCGGGGTCTTCTATGATGGTGTGAGGTTCGTTCATCCTGTAAACCACAACATCTATGGAATTCGTAGTTATAATGCGTTTGAAGGTGGAGGGGATATACTTCGTAACAATAACGCTCACGGGGCTCATGCTGGTGAGCAAGGAGATGCTGGTGGTCCTTTCATGTGGTCCACCGCCGGGTATGGCCTTTTAGTAGATAGTGATGGAGGATATCCCTATACGGATGAAGTAACAGGCAAGATGGAGTTTTATTACGGTGGAACACCTACTGAAGGTAGGAGATACACAAAAACGGATTTAGATTATTATGTGATGCTAGGTGACCCGAACGAGATTATGGATGCAGCTTCAGAAATTACAGGAAGGGCTCCGATGCTACCAAAATGGGCATTAGGTTTCTCTAACTTCGAATGGGACACGAATGAGACTGAAATGACATCGATGGTCGATACGTACCGTGCAAAGAACATTCCAATCGATAGTTATGGACTTGATTATGATTGGAAGAAGTACGGAGAGGACCAATACGGAGAGTTCAAATGGAATACAACGAAGTTTCCAAGTTCATCTTCAACAGCCTTTAAGACCACCATGGACAATAAGGGAATTAAAATGATCGGTATCACAAAACCACGCATTGTAACACAACTCGCTGGAGGTCAGCGGACGGTTCAATACAACGATGCACAGGCGGGAGGATATTGGTATCCCGGTCACAATGAATACCAGGATTATTTTATTCCAGTAAACGTTCGAAGCATCGATCCTTATAACGCAAACGCACGGACTTGGCTTTGGAACAACTCCAAAGATGCTTTTGACAAAGGTATCGTAGGCTGGTGGAACGATGAGACAGATAAGGTATCATCAGGTGCCGCACAATATTGGTTTGGTAACTTTACGACTACTCATCTTTCTCAAGCGTTATTTGAAGGGCAGAACAGTTATACCAACAAGACCAAACGAGTATGGCAGACCGCACGAACTTATTATCCAGGAGCCCAACGTTACGGCACCACTCTTTGGTCAGGAGACATCGGGATTCAGTTCAAAAAAGGCGAGAAGATTGATTGGGCTGCTGGAATGGAAGATCAACGTGCTGTCATGTTGTCGTCCGTAAACTTAGGTCAAGCAAAATGGGGAATGGACACAGGAGGATTCAACCAACAAGATGGTTCGATATCAAACCCAAGTCCAGAGCTTTATGCAAGATGGATGCAGTTCAGTGCGTTCACACCTGTTTTCAGAGTACACGGTAACAACTTCCAACAACGTCAACCCTGGTTTTATGGAGCGACAGCAGAAGAAATTTCGAAGAGTTCCATCCAACTTCGATACAAACTTCTTCCCTATATGTATTCTTACGAACGAAGCGCGTATGAAAATGGAAAAGGTTTAGTCAGACCGTTAATCTTTGATTATCCAAATGACCAAAATGTTAAGAACAACGTAGATTCGTGGATGTTTGGAGACTATATGCTTGTGTCTCCAGTTGTTGGTAAACAACAAGCTTCTAAGAACATCTATCTCCCATCTGGTACATGGATCGATTATTTTAAAGGTAAAACGTATTCAGGAAATCAAACGATCTCTTATCCGGTAAACGCAGAAACGTGGACAGATGTACCGCTCTTTATTAAGAAGGGAGCGATCATTCCTTCTCAAAAAGCGGAAGATTATGTCGGGCAATCAAGTGTGAAGACGATCTATGTGGATACATTCCCAGATTCTACAGAGACGACGTTCAACTATTATGATGACGATGGAACATCATATGGATACGAGTCTACTTCACATCTAAAACAGTTTTTGAGCGTGAAAGACAACGGAGCGAGTGGAATCAATGTAAAGATCAATGGTAAGACGGGTACGTATAACCCTTCTCTCGAATATTACATCTTTAAAGTGCACGGTAAAGCAGCAACTTCAGTAACAAACAATGGATCTGCACTATCGTCTCAATCAAACTTACAGGCACTCCAGTCTTTCAATGGAGAAGGATGGGCTGTTGGAAAAGATGAATACGGAGATGTTACGTACGTGAAAGTAGCGGCTAAGAGTACTTCCTTAAAGAACATCGTGCTAAACGGAAGCGCTACGGTTTCTGCAACTTCTATTCAATATGAAGCAGAAGAAGGTTCGTTATCAGGAGATACAGTTACGACAAAATCAAAAGTTAATAACAATCATACAAACTACACAGGAACTGGTTTTGTGGAAGGTTTTGATAATAAAGGAGCTGCCGTTACGTTCTACACAAACGTAAAAACAGCAGGTGACTACTCGGTTAATTTAAGATATGCAAACGCTTCAGGATCTAATCAAAAAGTGAGTGTGTTCGTGAACGGAAAACGTGTTAAGCAAACACTTCTAACGAATCTAGCTAACTGGGATACGTGGGGGACGAAAGTTGAGACTCTGGCGTTAAATGCAGGTCAGAACATCATCACCTATAAGTATTCAGGGGAAATGGATGATTCTGGCAACGTAAACATTGATAACATCACCGTTCCATTTTCTCCTATTGCAGCGAAGTTTGAGGCAGAGAGCTCTACCTTAACAGGTGGTAGTGGAACGAATAAAGACCACTGGTTCTATTCAGGTTCTGGGTTCGCAGATAAGTTCTCAGCCGTGAGTGCTCAGTCTGAGTTTCAAGTAGATGTTCCGAGTGCAGGAAGTTATCAGGTATCTCTTAAGTACTCAAACGGCGCTACAACAGCTAAGACTATGAGTTTATACGTGAACGGAACTAAGACGAACCAAATGAGTTTTCCTGTAACAGGAAGTTGGAACGATTGGAAGACAGTTACACAGACTGTGAGTTTAAACAGTGGTTCAAACAAGATTGCAGTAAAATACGATTCTACGGATTCTGGAAATGTGAACCTTGATCGATTACTTGTAAGTTCGTCTCTTCCGTCTACCATCGAGTCTGAAAAAAACTTACTAGATAATGGCGGCTTCGATCGGGATACATCGTTCAATAGCAATTGGACAGAATGGCATCCGACAGGCCAGACGGTTGCATTTGGTATCGACAGTGGATCTGGAATTAATCCTCCAGAATCACCTTTTGGAAGTGATAAAAGGGCTTTTATGTACGCACCAGGAGCGTATAAACAAAGTATTCATCAAATGATTACCGTTCCAGAGAACAATGCGTATTATAAGTTTGAAGGTTGGGTGAAATTAAAGAACACCATCCCGACGACTGCAAGAGCAGAGATCACTAATTATGGTGGCTCCGCACAATATATCAACTTATCAAACAACAATGGTTGGAAGTATATCTCCCTTGACAATATCTATGTGACAAACAATACGATTGATATCGGATTTTATGTCGATTCACCAGGCGGTACGACGCTTCATATCGATGAAGTGAGTGTTATAAAAAAATAG